One part of the Thermodesulfovibrio sp. 3462-1 genome encodes these proteins:
- a CDS encoding DegT/DnrJ/EryC1/StrS family aminotransferase, which produces MKPFIDLQTQYRNIKDEIITCINEILESSHYILGKNVKAFEEEVKSYLGVADAIGVASGTDALHLALKALDIGYGDEVITTPFTFFATVEAILYVGAKPVFVDIEEDTYNIDPEKIEEKITPRTKAIIPVHIFGAPADMIKINEIARKYDLKVIEDAAQAFGARIGNKKVGSFGDAGCFSFYPSKNLGCFGDGGMVVTNDMKIAEKIKILRNHGSRGRYLHETIGLNSRLDEIQAGILRIKMKHIEEYNEQRRKKAFLYTKLLSDAVITPKDKDNFYHVYHLYSIRSSKRDKIKETLSNHGIPSVVYYPQPMHLQKALNFLGYKEGDLPVAEAVAGEILSLPMYPELPDEEVYEISQIILRCLQNS; this is translated from the coding sequence ATGAAACCATTTATTGACTTGCAAACACAATACAGAAATATCAAAGATGAGATTATCACATGCATAAATGAAATTCTTGAAAGTTCCCATTATATTCTTGGCAAAAATGTAAAAGCCTTTGAAGAGGAAGTCAAATCATATCTTGGTGTAGCAGATGCAATTGGAGTTGCCTCAGGCACAGATGCCCTTCATCTTGCTCTTAAAGCTTTAGACATAGGTTATGGAGATGAAGTAATAACAACTCCTTTTACTTTTTTTGCCACAGTTGAAGCTATTCTTTATGTGGGAGCAAAGCCTGTTTTTGTTGACATTGAAGAGGATACTTACAATATTGATCCTGAGAAAATTGAAGAAAAGATTACTCCAAGAACAAAGGCAATTATTCCAGTTCATATATTCGGAGCTCCAGCAGATATGATAAAGATAAATGAAATTGCCAGGAAATACGACTTAAAAGTAATTGAAGATGCTGCACAGGCTTTTGGCGCAAGAATTGGAAATAAAAAAGTAGGAAGTTTTGGTGATGCTGGTTGTTTTAGTTTCTATCCAAGCAAAAATCTCGGATGTTTTGGTGATGGTGGAATGGTTGTTACAAACGATATGAAAATAGCAGAAAAAATAAAGATACTCAGAAATCATGGTTCCAGAGGAAGATATCTTCATGAAACCATTGGTTTAAATTCAAGGCTTGATGAAATTCAAGCAGGAATTTTAAGGATTAAAATGAAGCATATAGAAGAATACAACGAGCAAAGAAGAAAAAAAGCATTTCTTTACACTAAACTTTTAAGTGATGCTGTAATAACGCCGAAAGACAAGGATAATTTCTATCATGTATATCATCTTTACAGTATTCGATCTTCAAAGAGAGATAAAATAAAAGAAACTTTATCAAATCATGGAATTCCTTCAGTAGTTTACTATCCTCAACCAATGCATTTGCAGAAAGCCTTAAATTTTCTTGGTTATAAAGAAGGGGACTTACCTGTTGCAGAGGCTGTAGCAGGAGAGATTCTTTCTTTACCAATGTATCCTGAACTTCCCGATGAGGAAGTTTATGAAATATCACAGATTATATTGAGATGTCTGCAAAACTCTTAA
- a CDS encoding outer membrane protein assembly factor BamD: MKTLIKLFVLIVIFSLLLSCGGKEAIKKEEFDPVVYLKKADELISKKEYEEARKLLLEIKNRESAKEYAPLAQLKIAESYLKEDEPELAITEYRRFLELYPESTYAPYAQYSIGMAYFRQIEGAERGAGTAQKALNEFLKLEKMYPRHPYGEILPLRIQKCRNIIAEGELLIGKFYHKKGSYKAAIGRFEGILKNYPDFKNLDETLYLLADSYKNLNMTDMAKQYIQLLKEKFPDSHFAKKAEGLKIQ, translated from the coding sequence ATGAAAACACTCATTAAATTATTTGTTTTGATTGTTATTTTTTCTTTACTCCTTAGTTGTGGTGGGAAAGAGGCTATTAAAAAAGAAGAGTTTGATCCTGTAGTTTATCTAAAGAAAGCAGATGAACTTATAAGTAAAAAAGAGTATGAAGAGGCAAGAAAACTTCTTCTTGAAATAAAAAACAGAGAATCAGCAAAGGAGTATGCTCCTCTTGCTCAGCTCAAGATAGCTGAGTCGTATTTAAAAGAAGATGAACCTGAGCTTGCAATTACTGAATACAGAAGATTCCTGGAACTTTACCCTGAATCTACCTATGCTCCTTATGCTCAATACAGCATCGGAATGGCTTATTTCAGACAGATAGAAGGTGCTGAAAGAGGAGCAGGCACTGCTCAAAAAGCACTGAATGAATTTTTAAAGCTTGAAAAGATGTATCCAAGACATCCTTATGGAGAAATTCTTCCTTTGAGAATTCAGAAATGTAGGAACATTATTGCAGAGGGCGAGCTTTTAATTGGTAAATTTTATCACAAAAAAGGCTCTTATAAAGCTGCTATTGGAAGATTTGAGGGAATTTTGAAAAACTATCCAGATTTTAAAAATCTTGATGAAACTCTTTATTTACTTGCAGATTCATATAAAAATCTCAATATGACAGACATGGCAAAGCAGTATATTCAGCTTTTAAAGGAAAAATTTCCAGACAGTCATTTTGCAAAAAAAGCAGAAGGACTTAAAATTCAATAA
- the cas6 gene encoding CRISPR-associated endoribonuclease Cas6: protein MRLKIKFYHPEKSFITLPCHYNEIIQGFIYHHLESHIGENLHDRGFKDPETQRRMKFFTFSRLIPSEKAHVKEGKIYLYGNVSLIISSPFNDFIQSFAMTLLKAGTLRIGSENMILSSVQVEGPPAYKDRIYVKTLSPITVYSTLETANGKRKTYYYCPFEKEFEKLLIKNLQRKLRTWRGSTILEGSIKPYKVNSKDQRIVIYKNTVIKGWDGVFELNLPEELFTMAFEAGIGAKNSLGFGCIEVWRSERKDKE, encoded by the coding sequence ATGCGACTTAAAATTAAATTCTATCATCCTGAAAAATCCTTTATCACCCTACCCTGCCATTACAACGAAATCATTCAGGGATTTATATATCATCATCTTGAATCTCATATTGGAGAAAATCTTCATGACAGAGGCTTTAAAGACCCTGAGACACAACGAAGGATGAAATTTTTTACCTTTTCAAGGCTTATTCCCTCTGAAAAAGCCCATGTAAAAGAAGGTAAGATATACTTGTATGGCAATGTAAGTCTAATTATCTCATCTCCGTTTAATGATTTTATTCAATCCTTTGCAATGACTCTGCTTAAAGCTGGCACATTAAGAATTGGCAGTGAAAACATGATTTTATCATCAGTACAGGTAGAAGGACCACCTGCTTACAAAGACAGAATCTATGTTAAAACTCTTTCACCTATCACTGTTTATAGCACCCTTGAAACCGCTAATGGAAAAAGAAAAACCTACTATTACTGTCCCTTTGAAAAAGAGTTTGAAAAATTGTTAATTAAAAATTTGCAAAGAAAGCTAAGAACATGGCGAGGAAGCACAATACTGGAAGGCTCAATAAAACCTTACAAAGTAAACTCAAAAGACCAGAGGATCGTTATTTACAAAAACACAGTGATAAAGGGATGGGATGGAGTATTTGAACTCAATCTTCCAGAAGAACTTTTTACAATGGCTTTTGAAGCAGGCATTGGCGCAAAAAACTCCCTTGGCTTTGGATGTATAGAGGTATGGAGAAGCGAAAGAAAAGATAAAGAATGA
- a CDS encoding bifunctional precorrin-2 dehydrogenase/sirohydrochlorin ferrochelatase, whose protein sequence is MAKLFPAFIDIKGKKCVVVGGGRVAERKIKTLLHYGARITLISPEINENIRKIVEKGQIEYIKKQFSKEDIDDAILVVAATSDEKLNAQIVKNAKFLVNCVTATDVSEIGGLLYNVPAIFNKADLTIAISTDFPALSKLLRDEISKSYGKEFALYLRYLKKLRKEIQKKIPETKRRQEIFKKIASKKIVSILKQYGFKKAKQEVEKILNEI, encoded by the coding sequence ATGGCTAAGCTTTTTCCAGCTTTTATTGACATAAAAGGTAAAAAGTGTGTTGTAGTTGGGGGTGGTAGGGTTGCTGAAAGAAAGATAAAAACACTGCTTCATTATGGAGCAAGAATAACACTAATAAGTCCTGAAATTAACGAGAACATAAGAAAAATCGTTGAAAAAGGTCAGATAGAGTATATAAAAAAGCAATTCAGTAAAGAAGACATTGATGATGCGATTTTAGTTGTGGCTGCTACATCAGATGAGAAACTTAATGCTCAGATAGTAAAGAATGCTAAATTTTTGGTAAACTGTGTCACTGCTACAGATGTCTCAGAAATTGGCGGTTTGTTGTATAATGTTCCAGCAATTTTTAATAAAGCAGATTTAACCATAGCTATTTCTACTGATTTTCCCGCATTGAGTAAACTTCTCAGGGATGAAATCTCAAAATCATATGGCAAAGAATTTGCATTATATTTGAGATATCTTAAAAAGCTTAGAAAAGAAATTCAGAAAAAAATCCCTGAAACTAAAAGAAGGCAGGAAATTTTTAAAAAAATTGCTTCAAAGAAAATTGTGTCAATTTTGAAACAGTATGGTTTTAAAAAAGCAAAACAGGAGGTTGAAAAAATCCTAAATGAAATTTAA
- the tsaA gene encoding tRNA (N6-threonylcarbamoyladenosine(37)-N6)-methyltransferase TrmO, whose protein sequence is MKEYKFKPIGYVKTKAESLPRHWSVSDVEGEIVIKPEYQPGLRDIKAGDKIVVIFCFHKSPAFSPEKLIQKPPHLNETRGVFSTCSPHRPNPIGLSVLEVIDVRDNIIKVRRLDMYDGTPILDIKPYIEYKPEGE, encoded by the coding sequence ATGAAAGAGTATAAGTTCAAACCAATTGGGTATGTAAAAACTAAAGCAGAAAGCCTTCCAAGACACTGGAGTGTCTCTGATGTGGAAGGAGAGATTGTTATTAAGCCAGAGTATCAGCCTGGATTAAGGGATATAAAGGCAGGAGATAAAATAGTTGTCATATTTTGCTTTCACAAATCTCCTGCATTCAGCCCTGAAAAACTTATTCAGAAGCCACCGCATTTAAACGAAACAAGAGGGGTTTTCAGCACATGTTCACCTCACAGACCAAATCCAATAGGACTTTCTGTGCTTGAAGTTATTGATGTAAGAGATAACATAATCAAAGTAAGAAGACTTGATATGTATGATGGAACTCCGATTCTTGATATAAAACCCTACATTGAATACAAACCAGAAGGAGAATAA
- a CDS encoding acylphosphatase has translation MKRAHLFISGRVQGVFYRAFTQEVAHSLKLNGWVRNLRDGRVEAVFEGDENAISHAIQRCKEGPPYARVDNIEIIWEEPEGLKGFEIRRTA, from the coding sequence ATGAAAAGAGCGCATCTTTTTATAAGTGGAAGGGTTCAGGGAGTTTTTTACAGAGCATTCACACAGGAAGTTGCTCATTCTTTAAAATTAAATGGATGGGTGAGAAATTTAAGAGACGGAAGAGTTGAGGCAGTATTTGAAGGTGATGAGAATGCGATCTCTCATGCTATTCAAAGATGCAAGGAAGGACCGCCTTATGCAAGGGTTGACAATATTGAGATAATATGGGAAGAACCTGAAGGATTGAAGGGATTTGAAATAAGAAGAACAGCTTGA
- a CDS encoding Gfo/Idh/MocA family oxidoreductase: MKFKVAVIGAGYFGQRHIKMLTQMPDVEIVGIVDKDVEKAKEVAQQYKLKYYVDYADLLKFTPIFFVVTPTITHFDIGMDLIKHGKAIFIEKPLTGRPVFAEMLLDEAKKRDVIIQAGLIERYNPVVKTFFEHLKEPFFIQTKRVSPFVGRATDTDVTYDLMIHDLDLIWMMLKKSGDFELTDIKVFTQSIITSRIDYASVWMEFETQKGITKAHLTASRVSSEFCREISAVQQNSVIYADLINKKLKEVDKDGKINEIPVHNVDSHPLYEEIRDFLNSVKQKKFSQQAASPQEIIEVLKIIDKINEGR, translated from the coding sequence ATGAAATTTAAGGTAGCGGTGATAGGTGCTGGATATTTTGGACAAAGACATATAAAAATGCTCACTCAGATGCCTGATGTGGAGATTGTTGGTATTGTAGATAAAGATGTAGAAAAAGCTAAAGAAGTTGCACAGCAGTATAAATTGAAATATTATGTTGATTATGCGGATTTATTGAAATTTACTCCTATTTTTTTTGTTGTAACACCAACAATAACTCATTTTGATATAGGAATGGATTTAATAAAACATGGTAAAGCAATTTTTATAGAAAAGCCTTTAACTGGAAGACCTGTTTTTGCAGAGATGCTTCTTGATGAGGCAAAAAAAAGAGATGTAATAATTCAGGCTGGATTAATAGAAAGATATAATCCTGTAGTGAAAACTTTCTTTGAACATTTGAAAGAACCTTTTTTTATTCAAACAAAAAGAGTATCTCCTTTTGTTGGAAGGGCCACTGATACAGATGTTACTTATGATCTTATGATACATGACCTTGATTTAATATGGATGATGCTTAAAAAATCTGGAGATTTTGAGTTGACAGATATAAAAGTATTTACCCAGAGTATTATAACTTCAAGGATTGATTATGCCTCTGTCTGGATGGAGTTTGAGACACAGAAAGGAATTACTAAAGCTCATCTTACAGCAAGTAGAGTTTCCTCGGAGTTTTGCAGAGAAATCTCTGCTGTGCAGCAAAATAGTGTAATTTATGCTGATTTGATAAATAAAAAATTAAAAGAAGTTGATAAAGATGGTAAGATTAATGAAATTCCTGTGCATAATGTAGACAGTCATCCTTTATATGAGGAAATAAGAGATTTTTTAAACTCAGTAAAACAAAAAAAGTTTTCTCAACAGGCAGCATCTCCTCAGGAAATAATTGAAGTGCTCAAAATAATAGATAAAATAAACGAAGGGAGATAG
- a CDS encoding M48 family metalloprotease, which yields MKKRFFKFFIFFLPFLLFACIQEIDPLSGKKVYTLLSTEQEISIGHQIIASAINENDGLYPDREVQNYIRGIGEKIASITPRKVDYRFYVVNSSEINAFALPGGPVFITRGILLKMDKESELVGVLAHELGHINARHHAKFLEKTYGMNILLNILGIALHESKYADAVMSLAQVSSGLLQLKFSRDQENEADSLGVKFSYQAGYDPEGLLSMFEKFKAMQKGGNVEWLSTHPLPDTRIKNVQQMISRQYPDSYRLKQDSENFHRIQSILRSTKESYDYVERAKKYIKFHNYSEALSLLDKAIAVYGSNQAYTYRALVNLNLKRYSEAINDANRAIQLDSLYFYPLLIKGVALTHTGRWNDSINTLEKAKKLVSENPDTYYYLGVDYQAVGNRAKAIENLSTALQFTDGKRGWEADAQRRLRVLRGY from the coding sequence ATGAAGAAGAGATTTTTTAAGTTTTTCATTTTCTTTTTACCTTTTTTACTTTTTGCTTGTATTCAGGAGATAGACCCTCTTTCTGGTAAGAAAGTTTACACTCTGCTTTCTACTGAGCAGGAGATATCCATTGGGCATCAGATCATTGCCTCTGCAATAAATGAAAATGATGGTTTATATCCTGACAGAGAAGTTCAGAACTATATAAGAGGGATTGGAGAAAAGATTGCTTCAATTACACCAAGAAAAGTTGATTACCGTTTTTATGTTGTAAACTCTTCTGAAATAAATGCTTTTGCCCTGCCCGGAGGACCGGTTTTTATAACAAGAGGGATTTTATTAAAAATGGATAAAGAAAGCGAACTCGTGGGAGTCCTTGCACATGAACTTGGACATATCAATGCAAGACATCATGCCAAATTTCTGGAAAAAACTTATGGAATGAATATTCTTTTAAACATTCTTGGCATAGCATTGCATGAAAGTAAATATGCTGATGCAGTAATGAGTCTTGCCCAGGTTTCATCAGGACTTCTTCAGCTTAAATTTAGCCGTGATCAGGAAAATGAAGCAGACTCTCTTGGGGTAAAATTCAGTTATCAGGCTGGCTATGATCCAGAAGGCCTTTTAAGCATGTTTGAAAAGTTCAAAGCAATGCAAAAGGGTGGAAATGTTGAATGGCTGAGCACTCATCCTCTGCCTGATACAAGAATAAAAAATGTTCAGCAAATGATTTCAAGACAGTATCCTGATTCTTATAGACTTAAGCAGGATAGCGAAAATTTTCATAGGATTCAATCAATTCTTAGATCTACTAAAGAATCTTATGATTATGTTGAAAGAGCAAAGAAATACATAAAATTCCATAATTACTCAGAGGCTTTAAGTCTTCTTGATAAGGCAATAGCAGTTTATGGAAGTAATCAGGCATACACTTATAGAGCACTTGTAAATTTAAATTTAAAAAGATACTCTGAAGCAATAAACGATGCTAATAGAGCTATACAGCTTGACAGTCTTTATTTCTATCCATTGCTTATAAAAGGAGTAGCTTTGACTCATACAGGAAGATGGAATGACAGTATAAATACTCTTGAAAAAGCTAAAAAATTAGTTAGTGAAAATCCTGATACATATTACTATCTTGGTGTTGATTATCAGGCAGTGGGAAATAGGGCTAAAGCTATAGAAAATCTCTCCACAGCACTGCAATTTACTGATGGAAAGCGTGGCTGGGAAGCAGATGCACAGAGGAGATTGAGAGTTTTAAGAGGATATTAA
- a CDS encoding DEAD/DEAH box helicase: MEVFQKIFGFKPYEFQIKVSEEIYQGNLPILFKAPAGSGKTEAVLVPFLSQFINNKFEIAPCMIYVLPMRVLVNSIAERIKKYAEKISPHITVKVQHGDIPIRHFLEVCRFVNETLDYKASDYEARDTFN; encoded by the coding sequence ATGGAAGTTTTCCAGAAAATTTTTGGATTTAAGCCTTATGAGTTTCAAATTAAAGTGTCGGAGGAAATATATCAAGGAAATCTTCCAATTCTGTTTAAAGCTCCAGCAGGCTCTGGAAAAACAGAAGCAGTTTTAGTGCCCTTTTTATCACAATTTATCAATAATAAGTTTGAAATAGCACCTTGTATGATTTATGTATTGCCGATGAGAGTTCTTGTAAATAGTATCGCAGAGAGAATTAAAAAATATGCTGAAAAAATTTCTCCACACATTACTGTTAAAGTCCAGCATGGCGATATCCCAATTCGCCATTTTTTAGAGGTCTGCCGTTTTGTCAACGAAACCCTTGATTATAAAGCAAGCGATTATGAGGCAAGAGATACGTTTAATTGA
- the lpxB gene encoding lipid-A-disaccharide synthase, with product MSAKLLIVAGESSGELYGSLLASYLKEKFELIGIGGKYMAQSGVKLIGEITHSFGGFEVLGHIKKIRKNMEAATKALKEVQGVILIDFPDFNLTLAKKAKEMGKKVLYYVSPQIWAWRHGRINIIRKVVDFMAVVLPFEETIYKKAGVPVKFVGHPMFEAMIEELPDEEHTQYRKFLREKYGISQDTVVTLMPGSRPSEIKRKMPLMLELIKIFPSYHFIIPKAPNIEFSESTLKKITSSGNVTILKEKSFTALAMSDVAVITSGTSTLQATLLKIPMVVIYRLNPLSYVIGKAIIKGVKHITLPNVIADFMNLGDVRVPEFIQKFDTKIIAEQVNLLLYDNAYREKIINFLDSIRKYFVGKKASLEVSEICKQLF from the coding sequence ATGTCTGCAAAACTCTTAATAGTTGCAGGTGAATCATCAGGAGAGCTTTACGGTTCTTTGCTTGCTTCATATCTTAAAGAAAAATTTGAACTTATTGGAATAGGCGGTAAATACATGGCTCAATCTGGAGTGAAGCTTATCGGAGAGATTACCCATTCTTTTGGTGGCTTTGAGGTGCTCGGACATATAAAAAAAATAAGAAAAAATATGGAAGCTGCTACAAAAGCCTTGAAAGAAGTTCAGGGTGTTATATTAATTGATTTTCCTGATTTTAATCTTACTCTTGCCAAAAAAGCTAAGGAAATGGGAAAAAAGGTTCTTTATTATGTGAGTCCTCAGATTTGGGCATGGAGACATGGAAGAATAAATATCATCAGGAAAGTTGTTGATTTTATGGCTGTTGTTTTACCATTTGAAGAAACTATATATAAAAAAGCAGGTGTTCCTGTGAAATTTGTTGGTCATCCTATGTTTGAAGCTATGATAGAGGAATTGCCAGATGAAGAACATACACAGTATAGAAAATTTTTAAGAGAAAAATACGGAATTAGTCAGGATACAGTAGTCACATTAATGCCTGGTAGCAGACCTTCTGAAATAAAGAGAAAAATGCCTTTAATGTTAGAACTTATAAAGATTTTCCCTTCCTACCATTTCATAATTCCAAAAGCACCAAATATTGAATTCAGTGAAAGCACTCTTAAGAAAATCACATCTTCAGGAAATGTAACAATTTTGAAAGAAAAATCCTTTACTGCACTGGCAATGAGCGATGTTGCAGTAATTACATCAGGCACATCCACACTTCAGGCAACTTTGCTTAAAATTCCTATGGTTGTTATTTATAGGTTAAATCCTCTATCATACGTTATTGGTAAAGCTATCATTAAAGGCGTGAAACACATTACTTTGCCTAATGTTATTGCTGATTTTATGAATCTGGGCGATGTTAGAGTGCCTGAATTTATTCAGAAGTTTGATACGAAAATAATCGCAGAACAGGTTAATCTTTTACTTTATGACAATGCTTACAGAGAAAAGATTATTAATTTTCTTGACAGCATCAGAAAATATTTTGTCGGGAAAAAAGCTTCCCTGGAAGTTTCGGAGATATGCAAGCAACTTTTTTAA
- a CDS encoding molybdenum cofactor biosynthesis protein MoaE — protein MIENWISEIKRHPESSSIGMILIHNGIVRATSKNGKPVRGMRLSYNAKKLNMLIEEIKKQQGIVEIKVWINEGELKIGDDIMKVLVAGRLRTDVFPALQELVSKIKNEVVNEEEIF, from the coding sequence ATGATTGAGAACTGGATCAGTGAAATAAAAAGACATCCTGAAAGCAGTTCCATAGGAATGATTCTTATTCATAATGGAATTGTCAGAGCAACTTCTAAAAATGGAAAACCTGTGAGGGGTATGCGTCTTTCTTATAATGCTAAAAAGTTAAATATGCTCATTGAAGAGATTAAAAAGCAACAAGGAATTGTAGAGATTAAAGTCTGGATAAATGAGGGAGAATTAAAAATTGGTGATGATATAATGAAGGTGCTTGTGGCAGGCAGGCTTCGCACTGATGTTTTTCCTGCGTTACAGGAGCTTGTAAGTAAAATAAAAAATGAAGTTGTCAATGAAGAAGAGATTTTTTAA
- a CDS encoding 3-deoxy-D-manno-octulosonic acid transferase has product MFLLPFEYFKRPVSLRKRWIREKFGFFKKNDKIEVFKPKILIHAVSVGEVVAVSRMIKELSSKYEIILSTITDTGQKIAQDRFKNHNVKVIYIPFDIPFAINKTLRHFKPVALILTETELWPNLIRISSKKIPVILVNGRMSDKSFNGYSKIKFFIKSLLKRLTLLCVQEERYKERFLNIGAEEQKIHVTGNMKFDIELREIHFPWENAIEQPVILAGSTHEPEEEIILDAFLKLNITGTLIIAPRHPERFEVVETLIKRKIAESSKEISFSKLSEMPSVFSVKPLAYVVLVDQMGILGSLYRICDIAIIGGSFIAHGGQNPLEPAYWRKPIVCGPFMHNFPFIEEFLNHKACIMIDKASLPEILKELAENSELRQTIGNRAYQLFLNKSGATEKTLRLIEKVIP; this is encoded by the coding sequence ATGTTTCTGCTTCCTTTTGAATACTTTAAAAGACCTGTTTCTTTAAGAAAAAGATGGATAAGGGAAAAATTCGGATTTTTTAAAAAAAATGACAAGATTGAAGTATTCAAGCCTAAAATATTGATTCATGCGGTCTCAGTTGGAGAAGTAGTGGCTGTATCAAGGATGATTAAAGAGCTTTCCAGTAAGTATGAGATAATTCTAAGCACAATCACTGACACTGGACAGAAGATAGCTCAGGATAGATTTAAGAATCACAATGTGAAGGTAATTTATATACCTTTTGACATTCCATTTGCAATTAATAAAACTTTAAGACATTTTAAGCCTGTTGCACTGATTCTCACTGAAACAGAACTTTGGCCTAATTTGATAAGAATCTCTTCTAAAAAAATTCCCGTAATCCTTGTAAATGGAAGAATGAGTGATAAATCTTTTAACGGCTATAGTAAGATTAAGTTCTTCATTAAGTCTTTACTTAAACGATTGACTCTACTGTGTGTTCAGGAAGAGAGATACAAGGAGAGATTTTTAAATATTGGTGCAGAGGAACAAAAAATCCATGTGACAGGGAATATGAAGTTTGACATTGAGTTAAGGGAGATTCACTTTCCTTGGGAAAATGCTATTGAACAACCTGTTATCCTTGCGGGAAGCACCCATGAACCAGAAGAGGAGATTATTTTAGATGCTTTCCTCAAGCTTAATATTACTGGCACTCTTATAATTGCACCAAGACATCCAGAAAGATTTGAAGTAGTTGAAACTCTTATAAAGAGAAAAATTGCTGAGTCAAGTAAAGAAATCTCTTTTTCAAAATTAAGTGAAATGCCTTCTGTCTTCAGTGTTAAACCTTTAGCCTATGTTGTCCTTGTTGATCAGATGGGAATACTTGGCAGTCTTTATCGTATCTGTGATATTGCAATTATAGGAGGAAGTTTTATTGCCCATGGAGGGCAAAATCCTCTGGAGCCAGCTTATTGGAGGAAACCTATAGTCTGCGGTCCCTTTATGCATAATTTTCCATTCATAGAAGAATTTTTAAATCACAAAGCATGTATAATGATTGATAAAGCCTCTTTACCAGAAATTTTGAAAGAATTAGCAGAAAATTCAGAACTAAGACAGACAATAGGTAATAGAGCCTATCAACTTTTTTTGAATAAATCAGGTGCAACAGAAAAAACCTTGAGGCTGATTGAGAAAGTTATTCCTTAG
- a CDS encoding CRISPR-associated endonuclease Cas3'', with the protein MTHHILFKSAPDESYTDHIEKALEKFEVIYPLFEKTILRIFNLRDASVCKDILKQIVLFHDLGKLTKKWQENLRTNKKLPSHAPIGAGFLYKKLTNEDVDENLKNAVIFAIAIHHTDSGLLGDNIERPDVQAIVDGIADFDGNIDWHKEIDKLDKKYFPNEAKSLKVADLKDMARDLRVWAKGCRLLEQHQRRLQAYLIHHILKLCNISAAVERKGYLKEDDKDCYGGWLMVEDIVKYVNSVNVRR; encoded by the coding sequence ATGACACATCATATTTTATTTAAAAGTGCTCCAGATGAAAGCTATACTGATCACATTGAAAAAGCATTAGAGAAATTCGAAGTAATTTATCCTTTATTTGAAAAGACAATTTTAAGGATTTTTAATTTAAGAGATGCATCTGTCTGCAAAGATATATTAAAACAGATAGTTTTGTTTCACGACCTTGGGAAACTGACAAAAAAATGGCAGGAAAATTTACGTACAAATAAAAAGCTTCCATCTCATGCTCCAATTGGTGCAGGGTTTCTTTATAAAAAATTAACAAATGAAGATGTAGATGAAAATTTAAAAAATGCAGTAATTTTTGCTATAGCAATTCATCATACTGATAGCGGACTTCTTGGAGATAATATCGAGAGACCTGATGTACAAGCGATTGTTGATGGAATAGCTGACTTTGATGGAAATATAGATTGGCATAAAGAAATAGATAAATTGGATAAAAAATATTTTCCAAATGAAGCAAAAAGTCTTAAAGTTGCGGATTTAAAAGATATGGCAAGAGATCTAAGAGTCTGGGCTAAAGGTTGCAGGCTGTTAGAACAGCATCAAAGAAGGCTTCAGGCATATTTAATTCATCACATATTAAAACTCTGCAATATTTCTGCTGCAGTGGAAAGAAAAGGATATCTGAAAGAAGATGACAAAGATTGCTATGGTGGATGGTTAATGGTGGAGGATATTGTAAAATATGTTAATAGTGTGAATGTAAGGAGGTGA